From Oncorhynchus mykiss isolate Arlee chromosome 6, USDA_OmykA_1.1, whole genome shotgun sequence, the proteins below share one genomic window:
- the fgf17 gene encoding fibroblast growth factor 17 — translation MYGINLRCIYISFHFFVLWCHAQGENHPSPNFNQYVMEQGAMTDQLSRRQVRVYQLYSRTSGKHVQIQGKRVAATAEDGNNYARLFVETDTFGSRVRIKGAESGRYLCMNRKGKLVGKPDGRSRDCIFTEIVLENNYTAFQNAKYEGWYVAFTRKGRPIKASKTRENQREVHFIKRLHKGPLPFPNMDRIKQFEFISFPPTRRAKRNRKSQTAA, via the exons ATGTATGGAATAAATCTGCGCTGTATTTACAT ATCTTTTCATTTCTTCGTGTTGTGGTGCCATGCTCAG GGGGAGAATCACCCGTCTCCTAATTTTAACCAGTATGTGATGGAGCAGGGCGCAATGACGGACCAGCTTAGCCGGCGACAGGTCAGGGTTTATCAACTATACAGCCGGACCAGCGGGAAGCACGTCCAGATACAGGGCAAGAGGGTCGCCGCTACTGCCGAGGACGGCAACAATTACG CACGTCTCTTTGTAGAGACTGACACCTTTGGCAGTCGGGTTCGGATCAAAGGTGCAGAGAGTGGACGCTACCTCTGTATGAACCGGAAGGGGAAACTGGTTGGAAAG CCTGATGGCAGAAGCAGGGATTGTATCTTCACAGAGATTGTTCTGGAGAACAATTACACTGCCTTCCAGAATGCCAAGTATGAGGGTTGGTATGTGGCTTTCACCAGGAAAGGGAGGCCCATCAAAGCCTCCAAGACGAGGGAGAACCAGAGAGAGGTCCATTTCATCAAGAGGCTACACAAGGGCCCACTACCTTTCCCCAACATGGACAGAATCAAACAATTTGAGTTTATCAGTTTTCCACCCACCCGTCGAGCGAAACGGAACAGGAAATCACAGACTGCTGCCTAG